A window of Zingiber officinale cultivar Zhangliang chromosome 5A, Zo_v1.1, whole genome shotgun sequence contains these coding sequences:
- the LOC121980744 gene encoding DEAD-box ATP-dependent RNA helicase 47B-like produces MELLVRQAHHGAIALALASSRSFVGGRSPLRCLFAIRAAGFSSAVRTNHRAESPVAPLTISNLELDAEIKPRRKKDRRTVEFGAPRNAAAKIPPAKDKSVERRKKKLEIDESLFSAKSFSELSLSPRLVDRLNEVGLSVPTEVQSTAISTIALKHDVVIQSYTGSGKTLAYLLPILSEIGPLKKLIGDGAAQAPEEKPGIEAVIIAPSRELAMQIVREVERLLGPSDRKLVQQLVGGANRSRQEEALKKNKPIIAVGTPGRIAEISTSGKLHTHGCRFLVLDEVDQLLSFNYREDLHRILEHVGRRSGTKPSSVMGPLARRTERQTILVSATIPFSVVRAARDWGSEPLLVRAKSVVPLDSLPPPSPGASPSNPDANAASVPISQVTTESLPPSLEHFYCISQARHKVDTLRRCVHALDARTVIAFMNNTKPLKDAVFKLEARGMSAAELHGDLGKLARSTTLKRFKDGELRVLVTNELSARGLDVPECDLVVNLELPTDSVHYAHRAGRTGRLGRKGNVVTICEEPEVFVVKKLRRHLGVGIHPCEFTEGKLVVVKEEE; encoded by the coding sequence ATGGAGCTCCTCGTTCGTCAAGCGCACCACGGCGCGATCGCCCTCGCTCTCGCGTCTTCACGCTCGTTTGTTGGCGGCCGCTCTCCCCTGAGGTGTCTATTCGCGATCCGCGCCGCCGGTTTCAGCAGCGCCGTCCGCACGAACCACCGCGCGGAATCTCCTGTGGCGCCCCTCACCATCTCCAACCTCGAATTGGACGCCGAAATCAAGCCCAGACGGAAGAAAGATCGACGCACCGTCGAATTCGGAGCACCGAGGAATGCCGCCGCAAAAATTCCTCCGGCAAAGGACAAGTCGGTCGAGCGCCGTAAGAAAAAACTTGAAATTGACGAGTCTTTGTTCTCCGCCAAGTCGTTCTCCGAGCTCAGCCTGTCTCCCCGTCTGGTCGATCGGCTTAACGAGGTCGGCCTGAGCGTTCCGACTGAGGTCCAGTCCACCGCCATATCTACTATCGCGCTGAAGCACGATGTGGTTATTCAATCCTACACCGGATCTGGAAAAACGCTGGCTTACCTTCTCCCCATACTCTCAGAAATAGGGCCGTTGAAGAAGCTGATCGGTGACGGAGCGGCACAGGCGCCTGAGGAGAAGCCAGGCATCGAAGCGGTCATTATCGCTCCCTCAAGAGAGTTGGCGATGCAAATCGTGAGGGAGGTGGAGAGGTTGCTCGGTCCCTCGGATAGAAAGCTCGTTCAGCAGCTTGTCGGCGGTGCGAATCGGTCGAGGCAGGAGGAGGCgttgaagaaaaacaaaccgatcaTCGCGGTCGGCACTCCTGGCCGGATCGCAGAGATCTCAACTTCCGGGAAGCTGCACACTCACGGATGCCGGTTCCTGGTCCTGGATGAAGTCGACCAGTTGCTATCTTTCAACTACAGGGAAGATTTGCACAGAATTCTGGAGCATGTGGGGAGAAGGTCAGGGACCAAACCGAGCTCGGTCATGGGGCCGCTCGCAAGGAGAACTGAGCGCCAGACGATCTTAGTCTCTGCCACAATACCATTTTCGGTAGTGCGAGCGGCGAGGGACTGGGGAAGCGAGCCTCTTCTCGTCAGGGCCAAGAGCGTGGTACCTCTCGACTCACTGCCCCCTCCAAGTCCCGGCGCTTCGCCTTCCAATCCGGACGCAAACGCTGCATCTGTCCCGATCTCTCAGGTAACAACTGAAAGCTTGCCTCCGTCACTGGAGCATTTCTACTGCATTTCCCAGGCGCGGCACAAAGTCGACACCTTGCGGAGATGCGTTCACGCGCTGGACGCGAGGACTGTGATCGCCTTCATGAACAACACGAAGCCGCTGAAGGATGCCgtcttcaagctggaggcgcgcGGAATGAGTGCTGCGGAATTGCACGGGGATCTCGGCAAGCTCGCTAGATCGACTACTCTGAAGAGATTCAAGGATGGAGAACTCCGAGTCCTCGTGACCAACGAACTGTCCGCGAGGGGGCTCGACGTGCCCGAATGCGACCTCGTTGTGAATCTGGAATTGCCTACCGACTCAGTTCACTACGCGCACAGAGCGGGAAGGACCGGCCGGCTTGGCCGCAAGGGAAACGTGGTCACCATTTGCGAAGAGCCGGAGGTGTTTGTCGTGAAGAAGCTGCGGCGGCACCTGGGAGTAGGAATCCATCCTTGCGAATTTACCGAAGGCAAACTCGTCGTCGTCaaggaggaagaatga